One region of Longimicrobium sp. genomic DNA includes:
- a CDS encoding 4'-phosphopantetheinyl transferase family protein — MPEPAWEPAPPRPALAADEVHVWRASLAATPDELARYHAVLSADERERAARFRFEVHRDRFIAGRGIQRQVLARYLGADPAALRYRLAEHGKPALDGPEAAGGLRFNVSNSGDGLLIALALGRELGVDLEAVLPVGDRDAVARRFFSVPENQVYDSIPDEARDLAFFTCWTRKEAYIKAIGEGLTMPLDRFDVTLRPGEPAHLLCTRGTPDEAARWTLRELDPGPGWLGALAVEGGGWSLRLFDWDPARPLVVSERR; from the coding sequence ATGCCTGAGCCGGCCTGGGAGCCGGCGCCGCCGCGCCCCGCGCTCGCCGCCGACGAGGTGCACGTCTGGCGCGCCTCCCTCGCCGCGACGCCGGACGAGCTGGCGCGGTACCACGCCGTACTCTCCGCCGACGAGCGCGAGCGCGCCGCGCGCTTCCGCTTCGAGGTGCACCGCGACCGCTTCATCGCCGGGCGCGGCATCCAGCGGCAGGTGCTGGCGCGCTATCTGGGCGCCGACCCGGCCGCGCTCCGCTACCGCCTGGCCGAGCACGGCAAGCCCGCGCTCGACGGCCCCGAGGCGGCGGGCGGCCTGCGCTTCAACGTCTCCAACTCCGGCGACGGGCTGCTGATCGCCCTTGCCCTCGGCCGCGAGCTGGGCGTGGACCTGGAGGCCGTCCTCCCCGTCGGCGACCGCGACGCCGTGGCCCGCCGCTTCTTCTCCGTCCCCGAGAACCAGGTCTACGACTCCATCCCCGACGAGGCGCGCGACCTGGCCTTCTTCACCTGCTGGACGCGCAAGGAAGCGTACATCAAGGCCATCGGCGAGGGGCTCACCATGCCGCTCGACCGCTTCGACGTCACCCTGCGCCCCGGCGAGCCCGCGCACCTGCTCTGCACCCGCGGCACCCCGGACGAGGCCGCGCGCTGGACGCTGCGCGAGCTGGACCCCGGCCCCGGCTGGCTCGGCGCCCTTGCCGTCGAGGGCGGCGGCTGGTCGCTCCGCCTCTTCGACTGGG
- a CDS encoding thioesterase II family protein, which yields MTHSSPPPRPDRPSPWVVFPRPNPGARLRLFCFPFAGGGASIFAPWARLLPPEVELVAVQLPGRESRLSEPAFSDIDALTPRLGAELAPFMDRPFALFGHSNGGLMAFELARLLRREGRRGLVHLFVSARPAPQLPLTDPPLHALPHDQFLDALRRFNGTPEEVLQNPEIMELIVPMLRADFSLGETYRYTPEAPLAVPLSAYGGVRDLEVPPHQVEPWREQTSAAFQLRMIGGDHFFIVGEREKFLRELNLELRGVLARLVVHA from the coding sequence GTGACCCATTCGTCCCCGCCGCCCCGACCCGACCGCCCCAGCCCGTGGGTCGTGTTCCCGCGCCCCAACCCCGGCGCGCGGCTGCGGCTGTTCTGCTTTCCGTTCGCCGGCGGCGGCGCCTCGATCTTCGCGCCGTGGGCGCGGCTCCTTCCGCCCGAGGTGGAGCTGGTGGCCGTGCAGCTCCCCGGCCGCGAGAGCCGCCTCTCCGAGCCCGCGTTCAGCGACATCGACGCGCTGACGCCGCGGCTGGGCGCCGAGCTGGCGCCGTTCATGGACCGGCCGTTTGCGCTGTTCGGGCACAGCAACGGCGGGCTGATGGCGTTCGAGCTGGCGCGCCTGCTCCGCCGCGAGGGACGGCGCGGGCTGGTGCACCTGTTCGTTTCCGCGCGCCCGGCGCCGCAGCTGCCGCTCACCGACCCGCCGCTGCACGCGCTCCCGCACGACCAGTTCCTGGACGCGCTGCGGCGCTTCAACGGCACGCCCGAAGAGGTGCTGCAGAACCCGGAGATCATGGAGCTGATCGTCCCCATGCTCCGCGCCGACTTCTCGCTCGGCGAGACCTACCGCTACACCCCCGAGGCGCCGCTGGCCGTCCCGCTCTCCGCGTACGGCGGCGTGCGGGACCTGGAGGTGCCGCCGCACCAGGTGGAGCCCTGGCGCGAGCAGACCAGCGCCGCCTTCCAGCTCCGCATGATCGGCGGCGACCACTTCTTCATCGTGGGCGAGCGGGAGAAGTTCCTCCGCGAGCTGAACCTGGAGCTGCGCGGGGTGCTGGCCCGGCTGGTGGTGCATGCCTGA
- a CDS encoding acyl-CoA dehydrogenase family protein, with product MTALSAPPVDAVPEPALRMDLGPAQEAARAEFAAFADAHVAPHAGAWDRAGITPPDAIRRLAESGWLGAVVPCEQGGAGMGWVTFGLLNEELGRACSSLRSLLTVHSMASYAVLRWGSRAQKERWLGPLARGEAIGAFALSEPNVGSDASAVETVATADGDGYVLRGTKKWTTYGQIADVFLLFAKLEGKPVAFLLERGTPGFQTVPLEIAGTRASMLAELRLDGCRVPREARLGGAGFGLAIAVATLEVGRYSVACGSAGIVRACLDASLAYAATRQQFGAAIGEHQLVQRMLANMTADQRAAHSLCMRAGWLRDQVDPAAAHETFIAKYFASTAATRAALDAVQIHGANGLTDAYPVERYLRDSRVMEIIEGSTQIQQVAIARGELEMHRRAR from the coding sequence GTGACCGCCCTGTCCGCGCCGCCCGTGGACGCCGTCCCCGAGCCCGCGCTCCGCATGGACCTTGGACCCGCGCAGGAGGCGGCGCGCGCGGAGTTCGCCGCGTTCGCCGACGCGCACGTGGCGCCGCACGCCGGCGCGTGGGACCGCGCGGGCATCACCCCGCCCGACGCCATCCGCCGCCTCGCGGAATCCGGCTGGCTGGGCGCCGTCGTCCCGTGCGAGCAGGGCGGCGCGGGGATGGGCTGGGTGACGTTCGGGCTGCTGAACGAGGAGCTGGGCCGCGCCTGCTCGTCGCTGCGCTCGCTGCTGACCGTGCACAGCATGGCCTCGTACGCCGTGCTGCGCTGGGGCTCGCGCGCGCAGAAGGAGCGCTGGCTCGGCCCCCTCGCGCGCGGCGAGGCGATCGGCGCCTTCGCGCTCAGCGAGCCCAACGTGGGCAGCGACGCCTCCGCGGTGGAGACGGTCGCGACGGCGGATGGCGATGGGTACGTGCTGCGCGGCACGAAGAAGTGGACCACGTACGGGCAGATCGCCGACGTCTTCCTCCTCTTCGCCAAGCTGGAGGGGAAGCCCGTCGCCTTCCTGCTGGAGCGCGGCACGCCGGGGTTCCAGACGGTGCCGCTGGAGATCGCCGGGACGCGCGCGTCGATGCTGGCCGAGCTGCGCCTGGACGGCTGCCGCGTGCCCAGGGAGGCGCGCCTCGGCGGCGCCGGCTTCGGACTGGCGATCGCCGTGGCCACGCTGGAGGTGGGGCGCTACAGCGTGGCCTGCGGCTCGGCGGGGATCGTGCGCGCCTGCCTGGATGCGTCGCTGGCGTACGCGGCCACGCGCCAGCAGTTCGGCGCGGCGATCGGCGAGCACCAGCTGGTGCAGCGGATGCTGGCGAACATGACCGCCGATCAGCGCGCCGCGCACTCGCTGTGCATGCGCGCCGGCTGGCTCCGCGACCAGGTCGACCCCGCGGCCGCGCACGAGACCTTCATCGCCAAGTACTTCGCCAGCACGGCGGCCACCCGCGCCGCGCTGGACGCGGTGCAGATCCACGGCGCCAACGGCCTGACGGACGCGTACCCCGTCGAGCGCTACCTGCGCGATTCGCGGGTGATGGAGATCATCGAGGGAAGCACGCAGATCCAGCAGGTCGCCATCGCGCGCGGCGAGCTGGAGATGCACCGCCGCGCACGGTAG
- a CDS encoding acyl carrier protein, whose translation MNDEEIRTKLRAFVGRFFRGHDLQDGEDFFASGFVNSMFAMQLVQFVESDFGVTVDSDDLDIDNFRSIDALSAFVERKLGAPAA comes from the coding sequence ATGAACGACGAAGAGATCCGTACGAAGCTGCGCGCGTTCGTGGGCCGCTTCTTTCGCGGGCATGACCTTCAGGACGGGGAAGACTTCTTCGCCAGCGGCTTCGTGAACTCCATGTTCGCCATGCAGCTGGTGCAGTTCGTGGAGAGCGACTTCGGCGTCACGGTCGATTCCGACGATCTGGACATCGACAACTTCCGCTCGATCGACGCGCTCTCGGCGTTCGTGGAGCGCAAGCTGGGCGCGCCCGCGGCGTGA
- a CDS encoding 3-hydroxyacyl-CoA dehydrogenase family protein, with the protein MSENQAAPRTVGVVGAGVMGVGVAQNLAQTGHRVILLDVSDEVLARARAEIEKGLRFHGMFTKQKTAGPAPAEVLARIDFTTSYDGFAAADFVIENVTEKWELKSPVYPVLDRVCPPHACFAANTSAYSITRIGSLTQRADRVLGMHFMNPVPLKPTVEVIRAFHTSQATIDTAQALLGAMGKEGIVVNDMPGFVSNRVLMLTINEAVWLVQDQVAAAEDVDRIFKTCFGHRMGPLETADLIGLDTILYSVEVLYESYNDSKYRPCPLLKKMVDAGLHGRKNGRGFYDYGV; encoded by the coding sequence ATGTCAGAGAACCAGGCGGCGCCGCGCACCGTGGGTGTGGTGGGCGCCGGGGTGATGGGCGTGGGGGTGGCGCAGAACCTGGCGCAGACCGGCCACCGCGTGATCCTGCTGGACGTGAGCGACGAGGTGCTGGCCCGCGCGCGCGCCGAGATCGAGAAGGGGCTGCGCTTCCACGGGATGTTCACGAAGCAGAAGACGGCCGGCCCCGCGCCCGCCGAGGTGCTGGCGCGCATCGACTTCACCACCAGCTACGACGGCTTCGCCGCGGCGGACTTCGTCATCGAGAACGTCACGGAGAAGTGGGAGCTGAAGAGCCCCGTCTACCCCGTGCTCGACCGCGTCTGCCCGCCGCACGCCTGCTTCGCGGCCAACACCTCCGCGTACTCCATCACCCGCATCGGCTCGCTGACGCAGCGGGCGGACCGGGTGCTGGGGATGCACTTCATGAACCCCGTTCCGCTGAAGCCCACGGTGGAGGTGATCCGCGCCTTCCACACGTCGCAGGCCACCATCGACACCGCGCAGGCGCTGCTCGGGGCCATGGGGAAGGAGGGGATCGTGGTCAACGACATGCCCGGCTTCGTCAGCAACCGCGTGCTGATGCTGACCATCAACGAGGCCGTGTGGCTGGTGCAGGACCAGGTGGCCGCCGCCGAGGACGTGGACCGCATCTTCAAGACCTGCTTCGGGCACAGGATGGGGCCGCTGGAAACGGCGGACCTGATCGGGCTGGACACCATCCTGTACAGCGTCGAGGTGCTCTACGAGAGCTACAACGACAGCAAGTACCGCCCCTGCCCGCTGCTGAAGAAGATGGTCGATGCCGGCCTGCACGGCCGCAAGAACGGCCGCGGCTTCTACGACTACGGTGTCTGA
- a CDS encoding MbtH family protein, giving the protein MSDEREDTTIYMAVVNDEEQYSIWPADRELPLGWKDTGKHGLKPEVLAWIEEVWTDMRPKSLRDKMQAAGLE; this is encoded by the coding sequence ATGAGCGACGAACGCGAGGATACCACCATCTACATGGCGGTGGTGAACGACGAGGAGCAGTACTCCATCTGGCCGGCCGACCGCGAGCTGCCGCTGGGGTGGAAGGACACCGGGAAGCACGGGCTGAAGCCCGAGGTGCTGGCCTGGATCGAGGAAGTGTGGACCGACATGCGTCCCAAGTCGCTCCGCGACAAGATGCAGGCGGCGGGGCTGGAGTAA
- a CDS encoding MFS transporter — protein sequence MKPDGTPPLRQSLGELRPFLIVWAGQLVSALGSGLTAFAVAVVVYQRTGSAEAFGLLMFAWIFPALVLSPVAGALVDRWDRRRLLIVADTGSGLLTLATAALVLNGHFEVWYLFVTSALASAIASFQDPALTAAVAAIVPRSQYGRAIGLLQVMQPVSMIVAPVIAGVLIATIGLGGIMAIDGATYLAAVGGLVWVAIPSPRQAPSTEDAAAGARAALRRFVAEAAVGWRFVRERPGLLGLLVCIALVNFWVSFVNPLLAPMVLSFTTPVQFAAVQASVGVGAVLGGIAMGAWGGPRNRIAGVLAAIVVIGVTMAGLGIRSIPVIAGLLFVWAAVSPLMLTSGMSIWMTKTPQELMGRVAAVRRMVLMSMIPVAVLVAGPLAERVFEPLMMPGAALAASAGALIGVGKGRGVALMFILLGVLVVLTAAGGWLVPSIRHVERDVPDAPHPHPDGEPVPEAPPVPELAAAD from the coding sequence ATGAAGCCAGACGGCACCCCACCCCTGCGCCAGAGCCTCGGCGAGCTGCGCCCCTTCCTGATCGTGTGGGCGGGGCAGCTGGTGAGCGCGCTGGGTTCGGGGCTCACCGCGTTCGCCGTGGCGGTGGTGGTGTACCAGCGCACCGGCTCGGCCGAGGCGTTCGGGCTGCTGATGTTCGCCTGGATCTTCCCGGCGCTGGTCCTTTCCCCGGTGGCGGGAGCGCTGGTGGACCGCTGGGACCGGCGCCGCCTGCTGATCGTGGCCGACACCGGCTCGGGGCTGCTCACGCTGGCCACCGCCGCGCTGGTGCTGAACGGGCACTTCGAGGTCTGGTACCTGTTCGTGACCTCGGCGCTGGCCTCGGCCATCGCCTCGTTCCAGGACCCGGCGCTCACCGCCGCCGTGGCGGCCATCGTGCCGCGCAGCCAGTACGGCCGCGCCATCGGCCTGCTGCAGGTGATGCAGCCGGTGAGCATGATCGTGGCGCCCGTCATCGCCGGCGTGCTGATCGCCACCATCGGGCTGGGCGGGATCATGGCCATCGACGGCGCCACCTACCTGGCCGCCGTCGGCGGGCTGGTCTGGGTTGCCATTCCCTCGCCCCGGCAGGCGCCGTCCACGGAGGACGCGGCCGCCGGAGCGCGCGCGGCGCTGCGGCGCTTCGTGGCCGAGGCGGCGGTGGGGTGGCGCTTCGTGCGCGAGCGACCGGGGCTGCTGGGGTTGCTGGTGTGCATCGCCCTGGTGAACTTCTGGGTCTCGTTCGTGAACCCGCTGCTGGCGCCCATGGTGCTGAGCTTCACCACGCCGGTGCAGTTCGCCGCGGTGCAGGCGTCGGTGGGCGTGGGCGCGGTGCTGGGCGGCATCGCCATGGGCGCGTGGGGCGGCCCGCGCAACCGCATCGCCGGCGTGCTGGCCGCCATCGTGGTCATCGGCGTGACCATGGCGGGGCTGGGGATCCGCTCCATCCCCGTCATCGCCGGGCTCCTTTTCGTGTGGGCCGCGGTGTCGCCGCTGATGCTGACCAGCGGCATGTCGATCTGGATGACCAAGACGCCGCAGGAGCTGATGGGGCGCGTGGCGGCCGTGCGGCGGATGGTGCTGATGTCCATGATCCCCGTGGCGGTGCTGGTGGCCGGGCCGCTGGCCGAGCGCGTGTTCGAGCCGCTGATGATGCCGGGCGCCGCCCTGGCCGCGAGCGCCGGCGCGCTGATCGGCGTGGGGAAGGGGCGCGGCGTGGCGCTGATGTTCATCCTCCTGGGCGTGCTGGTGGTGCTCACCGCCGCCGGGGGATGGCTGGTGCCCTCCATCCGCCACGTGGAGCGCGACGTCCCCGACGCGCCGCACCCGCACCCCGACGGCGAGCCGGTGCCCGAGGCGCCGCCGGTTCCCGAGCTGGCCGCCGCCGACTGA